From the Melanotaenia boesemani isolate fMelBoe1 chromosome 9, fMelBoe1.pri, whole genome shotgun sequence genome, the window CAATGACTGTCAAGTTTGACGgggtgtcattttttttaaaccatttgtaGAACTtcctaaaaaagaagaagaggtggaggttaCGCCTGAACAAGAGGTGAGAATAATTTAACTTTAGTTGGCGATTATTTGCAGCCACGCAGGAGCTAATACGACCGTTGTTAACGGTGCATATCGAAACGAAGCCCCGATTATTCCGTGTCAGACACAGCGGGACATTGTGTCATTTATCTCAGATGACTAGAGCAGATTGTCCTGACTTTATAGAAAAGGGTTTGATTTAGTAACACCAGTAAATGCAGTACTGTTTCTTCTACAGGACCAATCTGACGACAGCAGCGAGGACGAGGCCGCAGGAGAGAGtaatatttgtcttttgttgagtttgtttgtcttttacgTTTCAAGAGCCAATCCAAAATTGATGGTGTTTACCATTGACTACattaaaatagattaattaattacccTTAAAAAAAAGCCTTGGGGCTGTAAACCAGAGATTATTTTTTAGCAAACACGAATTTGACTTCTTAAACAAGGTTAAAATAAGtcaatttatttaatctctGACCCAGAGATCATGTGAAAATAGTTGTGATAATCAAGTTCTATGGTTAAAACCAcgtgaaatgaaatgaatacaCAGTGAGTACTTCATCCCGTCACAATTAATGAGTGTAAACAAGTAGGTTATGAAGAGTTTATAAGAAATGCATATCACATGATTTTCGAACATGGATATGATTTATTGAAATCATTTCTAGTGATCTGCCTTCACATTAGATACACAGCATTAGTGCTTCATATTATCTGTTTTCCATTGTTGATTTTGGgcaaaatttgattttaaattctTCATTAGTCAACTCTGATTACTTACAAGCAAAGTTATATTTGGCTTAAGTTCTGCCTACAGTGGTCTGATagaaccaaagagctccataaATTCTAATAATTCTATCTTCTTTTCCTGACCAAATTTAAGTAAATATATTGATCACCTTCCTCTGATTCTCCTGTGTCACCTGTTAGTGGACTTCCTACGAAACCTCTTCTCCAGCACTCTTGGTCTCGGCTCAGCAGAAAAGGTTTTGGATGAGCTGACTCTGGCTGGAGTGGCACAGTATATAAAGAGCGGCAAGTGTGAGTGTTTGCTTATTTGACCCACCCTTTCATTATGGGATTTACCATAGTGGGTTAATTTACTGCTTATAAGTTATAATTTGTGGAATAACAAATTTCTCTGCTCCCACACAGGTAAAAACATCATATGCATGGTTGGAGCTGGAATAtccacatgtgtgtgtatataagtttttaacagcatttcatattttttatagaTTGTTTATTgacagttattttttatttagttttttttttctttataaatccTCATCTGTAATTCCTCATATTTTCACAGCTGCTGGGATCCCAGATTTCCGCTCACCAGAAACTGGCTTGTATGCAAACCTGCAAAAATATAACCTGCCTTATCCAGAGGCCATTTTCCAGATAGACTATTTTAAGGTTGGTCAAAGACTTGCATGTGTTTTAAGGATGACACCTAACTTTAGGCCATGAAGAATCCTATTTAGCTTTGATATTTTGAATTTGTTCAGATGTACTACCAGTCAAAAatttggacacacacacacacacacacacacacacacaaatatatatatatatatgcctgCAGTAAGCATTGTTCTCTCCATCTTTCATTACAGAAACACCCAGAGCCATTCTTTGCTTTGGCAAAAGAACTTTACCCAGGACAGTTTAAGGTACACCATAAAACCTTTTCATTATTAGATTACTTTCCTTTCTCTTATAAAAAGGCATCACTGTGATCTCTATACTTAAATTTAGCCCACAATCTGCCACTACTTTATAAAAATGCTGAAGGACAAGGGGCTTCTGAGACGCTGCTAcacacaggtaaaaaaaaaacacaaagtctcAAACTCAGGAACCAGAAGTCATTGTTTTATCTGTATTGACGTTACTGAGTGTGGCTGTGCAGAACATTGACACTCTGGAAAGAGTTGCTGGCCTCGAAGGAGATGATCTAATCGAAGCTCACGGAACGTTCTATACTTCACACTGTGTCAGCTTCTGTTGCCGCAAGGAGTACAACCTGGACTGGATGAAAggtgtgcttttgtttttgcttttgattATTGAATTGTTCTGATTTTAGACATATAGGATTTCAACTTTGGCTCTTTGTCTTGTAGAAAAAATATTCTCTGATGCCATTCCCAAATGTGACAAGTGCAGCAGTTTGGTCAAACCAGGTCAGATGATCCTTGTTTCTTTATGACACCTTAGAGTCTAAGGCTTAGACTCtatgtatttttaaacaaaaaataaataaatgattaaaaaaaagcctggCTTTGTACCCAGATATCGTCTTCTTCGGAGAGAACCTTCCAGCCCGATTCTTCACTTCAATGAAGATGGTGAGCACATGATGGTGGTTTATGACATATGTTGAACACATGTGACTTAtcaatattaattcattttacttttttttttcttgttcaggACTTTCCTCGTTGTGATCTTCTCATCATCATGGGAACGTCTCTGCAGGTCCAACCATTTGCAAGTTTAGTTGGCAGGTACTGCAGATCAGCTTTGAGCCTGTCCTGCACAATCAAAGTTTTAGACTTTGCTGAAGTGTCTCTACTCTTTTTCACTAACTTAAAAATGgctttgtcttgtgttttttttttgttttttttttgtcttattagAGTTTCCAAAAGTTGCCCCAGACTGCTGATTAACATGGAGAAAACAGGGCAGGTAAGCCATCACTTCTCCATCACCTTTTCATGTATTTTGTCGTCATTACATTTTCTGTCAAAATGTCCTGAAGTCTTTATGCAGCATCGTGTGCTCTGTGGGTTTCTCTCCGCAGGCTGATCCTGTGTTTGGGTTGCTTGGTTTTGGAGGAGGGATGGACTTTGATTCAGACAAGGCTTACAGGTGATCCTGAGATACCGTCATTCCTATTCTCCAGCTGTTTTAATATATCACTGTTATCCTCAGATTACAGCTTAGGTCTGAGATGGAAACGGGTTTGATGTGTAAGATTTAGTTGTAAAAggatgattttttaaaatcaacagcTTGTCCATTATGAtaatcatgttttctgtc encodes:
- the sirt2 gene encoding NAD-dependent protein deacetylase sirtuin-2 encodes the protein MSDASELPKKEEEVEVTPEQEDQSDDSSEDEAAGEMDFLRNLFSSTLGLGSAEKVLDELTLAGVAQYIKSGKCKNIICMVGAGISTSAGIPDFRSPETGLYANLQKYNLPYPEAIFQIDYFKKHPEPFFALAKELYPGQFKPTICHYFIKMLKDKGLLRRCYTQNIDTLERVAGLEGDDLIEAHGTFYTSHCVSFCCRKEYNLDWMKEKIFSDAIPKCDKCSSLVKPDIVFFGENLPARFFTSMKMDFPRCDLLIIMGTSLQVQPFASLVGRVSKSCPRLLINMEKTGQADPVFGLLGFGGGMDFDSDKAYRDVAHVSTCDDGCLALAELLGWKGELEELVKQEHARIDSQDKKEKESKGAAAKASSASVEPKPKAEE